DNA sequence from the Vibrio ishigakensis genome:
TAGGCTCTTTGCAGTGTATTCTTTAACTGCTCAGCCTCTCTTAAAAAAGCAAGAATGCCTTGTATGTCTTTAATCTTTTCCATGATTAATCCCAAAAAATGAGCCTAGCTCGGCTGTGCCAGTTTCGACATATAGTAGAAATTGTCTTCTTGCTTATCTACCGCATAGCCTGCTCGTAGATAGAGCTGATACGCTGGGCTTATTTTGAACACCCTAAGCCTAACGAAGTCGGCTCCAGACTGAAGTGCCAGTTCCTCTACTTTAGCAAGCGCCTCGCGACCTATGCCTTGACCCTGCAGTTCAGCACTCACCTGCAAATCTCGCAGATAACAGCCCTCGGCATCAAATTGCAATCGAATCGCACCCGCTACCTCTCCATTCACCAGAACATCCCAGTTCTGCAAACCTTGGATCTGCTCCTCTATCTTTGAGCGCTCCCAGTTGACCCGATAGTTCTCGTAATAGGTTTGCATATTGTTATAGGTTATCTGTGAGGACGCCTTAAAGTCTGTTGTAGGCTGATAGGAAATCATCAATACCCCTTTACTTTTGTCATTCTAAAATTACAAGCCACCCGCTAAGTCCAAAAAATTCCCAGTAGAGAACGAAGACTTCTCACTGGCTAGCCAATAGATAGCCTCTGCCACTTCTTCTGGCTTTCCACCACGCTGAAGTGGGATGACACTTTTTAGTCTTTCCACCCTGTGCGGCTCTCCACCGTCGGCATGCATTTCGGTATGGATAAGTCCCGGACGAACGCAGTTTACCCTAATATTCTCTCCGGCTACCTCGAGTGATAAACCCTTAGTCAAGGTATCGATAGCGCCCTTGGAGGCTGCGTAGTCGATGTACTCATTAGGAGAGCCCGAGCGAGATGCGGTTGAAGAGACGTTCACGATCGCTCCACCATGGCCACCATGGCGGGTGGACATGCGTCTCACTGCTTCTTTACAGCAAAGGAAATAACTAGTGACATTGTTGGTTAATATGGTGTTGATACGCTCTGCGGTCATCTCATCGAGTCTGGTTTGCGCTTGGAGTATTCCGGCATTGTTCACCAAAATCGATAATGTACCGAGCTCACGATCAATCGCTTCAAACAGCCTTTGAACATCTGACTCTTGGGAAGCATCAGCTTGTACTGAGATGCAGCGGCCACCAGCAGACTCTATCTCATCGACAACCTTCTGAGCGGCCTCCGAATTAGACTTGTAATTGATACAGACGCTATAGCCATGTGAGGCAAAAAGCTTTGCCGTAGCGGCGCCAATTCCTCGACCACCACCTGTGACCAAAACTATCTTTGAATGACTCATAGTTATCCCTGCAGTAGCTTGTAGAAAAAGACCGTCGCTTCCAACTCCCCTGAAGAGCTTCGTGCAAACTCTGGGATCTGCCCTGCCTCAACAAAGCCCATAGAACGATAGAGATCAGAAGCAACATCGCCCAAGCGAGTATCGAGAACTAGCAAAGATAGACCAAGCTCTATGGCGTTGTGCTCCAACAGGGACATCAACTGTCTAGCGATGCCCTGACCACGCGCATCGGTATGTACCATGAGCTTTTCAACTTCGCCTCGGTGAGAGCCATTCGCCTTAGGGCATAGAGATAACTGCACACAACCTAATATTTGCTGACCCTCATGGGCAACAAATACTTTGCGCGAGCCGGAACTCAGATCCGACTCTACGCCGTCCCAATAAGCCTTTATCTCTTCAGCATCTACTGGCGATAGAAAACCGACCGAAGCACCGCTTTCTACACTGTCAGTGAGCAACTCTTGCAACTCACTTTTAATATCCACAATTGTTCTAATCTCCCTGAGCTCCACGCAAACATCCTTGTAAGAAAATTATTCGATAAGAGGTGAACTACAACCTATCAGCTGGTGGCTCTAGTACACTAATCTCACACCACAATAACACGCAATACACTGATTTATATATCAAACATATTTAAAACGGCTTAGTGTTTCCCACTGATAAAGATCGCGGAAGATTTCGTTAATCCCAATCCCCCTATTTGCTGGTTTCTTGACTCTCCAATTCACACTGTTTATATTGGCGCCGCCTCAGTGGCACACCCTAAAATGCACGCCCGCTATCCTGCTTCCATTGGTGCATTTATATTGGTGTAAGTAACATCATGCAAACGACCGAATCTCCTTTTTCTCGTTTCTCCCGTGAATCTGGTGCCCTGATGCACCTCTCTATCCCGATTATATTTACCCAGCTTGCTACCCAAGCCATGGGCTTTGTGGATACCACTATGGCAGGCCAAGTCAGCGCTGCAGACCTTGCCGCTATTGCGCTCGGCTCAAGCCTATGGATACCTGTGCTGTTGCTACTTCGAGGTATCATCATGGCGCTTACTCCTGTGGTTGCCTTCCATCGCGGTGCAGGAAATCTCAATCGCATCTCAAGCGAGAGCTTCCAGATGGTGTGGATAGCCCTAATATCCAGCGCCATTCTTATCGGCTACCTTTGTAGTGCTAGAAGCATCTTAGAGTGGATTGCCGTTGACCCTATCATCATTCCTATCGCCAGCGACTATGCGTTTGCGTTGGCCTTTGGCGTGCCAGGCATTGCACTTTTCTATGTGTTGAATGGCTTCTTTGAGGGCATGAACAACACCAAGATCCCTATGATCGTCTCTGTCATAGGTCTTCTAATAAACATCCCGGTGAACTATGTCCTGATCTACGGAAAGTTTGGTTTTCCTGAACTAGGCGCAGTGGGGTGTGGCTGGGCAACTAGCCTAGTGTATTGGCTGATGTCTGCCATGCTGTATGTGTGTATCAAGACTCACCGTCAGTACAAGTCCCTAATTGACTTCTCTGATGCCAAGCCTGAACCCAAAGAGATGCTTAGTCTGTTTAAGCTAGGTCTGCCAATCGGCACCAATATTGCGGTTTGTGGCAGTATCTTTGCGGTTATCGCTCTGCTTATTGGACGTATCGGGGCTGAAAACGTGGCAGCCGCTCAGATAGCACTTAATATCTCCAGCATGACCTATGTGATCTCCATGAGTGTCTCCTTTGGCATCACCATCCGCGTTGGTCATGCACTAGGAGCCAACAATACCATCGGCGCAGTTGAGCGAAGTAAAATAGGCATTATGGTAGCTGGACTTATCTCTCTGATCCCAGCGACTGTGCTTCTGACCTTCCCTGATCCAATCATCAGGCTATACACCACAGACCCTGTGGTTAGCGCAACTGCGGCGGGACTTCTTGTATTCACCGCTATGTATCAGTTTAGCGATGCCCTGCAAACCTCTGCCAATGGCGCCTTACGTGGTTACAAAGATACCAAGGTTCCTATGTTCCTGTCTGTAGCCTGTTATTGGGGATTAGCGCTACCACTAGGTGTCGTATTGGGACTTACTGACAACATCATTCCAGCTATGGGAGAGATGGGCTTTTGGGTGGGTATTATTACCGGTTTGACAGTAGCGGCGATTGCTATGTTGGTGCGCCTGCGTGTGGTGATGAGTAAACACCAAACTCATGGTGCCGTAACTCAATAGCTCAGTTATAAGAAAGCCGAACGAGTCTAGAAAATCCTGACTCTGTTCGGCTTTTGGATAAATCAGGTAAAACAAATATTCCCATTACCTGTTGATAAGGATCTCATCGGTTAATTGTTCTTGGTCAAGCTAGACCTAGGTCTTGATACACTTCGTTGAGTTCTGCATTCATGCTGTCATACAGGTACTGGCGAGGGTCCGAGCGTTTTGGATCGTCAATGATTTCCACCAAGCGCTTACCAAAAGCCTCAATCACCTCTTCTGATTCCGCATCTGCATTGAACATAAACTCCGGCTGCAGATAATTCATCTGCGTCAGATTTGCCGTTAGCTGGAAGGGACGTAGCAGATCCGGAACGCTAGTGAATATATCAAAACCAGAGTAGAACTTTTCGCGCCCTCCAACGGAAACCACCAGCTGGAGATCTTTCCCTTTCAACTTATCGCCATCTGGGCCGTAAGCAAAGTTGTAGGTAAGTACATCATCCAACCATTTTTTCAACAATGGTGGCATGGAGTACCAATAGAAAGGAAACTGAAAAATAACGCGATCGTACGCTTCAAGCAGTGCCTGCTCTTTCTCTACATCAATCTGAAAATCCGGATACTCAGAGTACAGATCTCGACTGGTGGTTACTTTTCCAGATTCATCGAGTTGCGATTTCCAGGTTTTATTGTTGCGTGAACCTTCTAGATTCGGATGAAATACGAGATTTAAAATTTTCATATCTAGCTACTTATTACTCACTGAAATGCGCTAATGCGGCTTTTGCAACTTCATCACCAAACTCTTGGACAAAGTGACCGGCTTCTGGAACTTGCATAGGTTCAGGGCAACCTTTGATAACACTTTGCATCCAGCCCATTACCTCTGGCCCTAGCATTTTGTCTTTCATACCAACAGCCATGAAGGTTTCACCTTCCCATTCCCCCCAGAATGACATGGCTTCCGTTGATATTTCGACACACGCTTGTTCCGGGTTTGCTACCATTTTTGGCATCTTACGAACGCCAGCTTGATAACTTCCATCAGGAAATGGTGCAGCGTAAGCTCGCGCTTCTTGCTCATCTAGCGATGGCGCGTATTTTTTCATAAAGGTATCTAACGCTAGGTCCTCGGGCTCAACGATATCACCCTTCCATTCTAAGAAAGCGGGTTGCGTTGTAGGGCCTAATAGCAAACCTGTGTTCATGATAAGTAGGCGCTTAAAGCGAGACTTCATCGCTTGAGGAAGCGTTAGACCAAGCAAACCGCCCCAGTCTTGAACCACAAGAGTGATGTTTTGCAGATCCAAATGCGCAACCAACGCAAGTAGGTAATTGCGGTGGAACTCAAAGGTATGAGTATCTTCAGATACTGGTTTGTCTGACTTACCAAACCCTATGAGATCCGGTGCAACGACTCGCGCACCAGTGCCTGCAAATACTGGGATCATCTTACGATACAGGTAACTCCAAGTTGGCTCTCCATGCAGCAGAAGAAAGGTCTGTTGTGAATCCGCGCTACCTTCATCTAAATAGTGACCACGAACGCCTTCATAGCCTGTTAATCCCTCAACGTAGTGAGATTCAAACGGGTAATCTTTCAAGTTTTCGAATTGCGCTTCAGGTGTGCGAAGTACTTGTACCATGGTTATGTCCTCTTATGCTTTTAGGTCATCCGACCTAGTGATTGCAAATTTAGGTCATTAGACCTAATATGTCAACAGGAAACACAAATAGAGATCTTAACGATCTTGTCGAGTACGTATTTGAGAACGCATAAGTGGCTAAGAAATCAGCAAAAATAGAAAAGATCCTCGATATGGCGATCGAGGTAATAAAATCTGAAGGAGACTTTGGACTGACAATGAGAAAGGTCGCTAGCACCGCCGATATGTCACTGAGTAACGTGCAGTACTATTTCAAAACCAAGGATGATCTTCTTAAGGCCATGGCGGACAGGTATTTCAAGCAGTGTTCTGATGAACTGCAAGCGCAGCCCGCTGTTAATTCAGAGCAAGAGCTCAATTCTCTGCTCACTATGCTCCTCACGCATGTATACGACCTATCGGATATGTGTAGATTGTTTCGCGAGTTTTGGGCCATCTCCACCAGAAACCAAGTCATGGAAACCTATCTGCTGGAGTACTACAAAGAGATGAGTCTGACTATGCAGGACAAACTGAGTCCTCTAGCCAAGAATGACGAGTGCTTATCTCAAGCTGTTTCCGTGCTCATTCCCTTTGTCGAGGGCTACTCAATTACAGCAAAAGCTCTGCCTAGAGAGCTCGATTCGATGATTGAACTACTGCAAAGTACCTTGCTAAGAACCCTGAAGGGTAGTTCAGAATAAAAAAGGTCTCGGCCAGCATGCAGTTTGGTAACGATTAGCGCTTTTAGATCCGCTAATGACAATTCCAAACCTTGGGTTATCTAAGCTTTTGGGGCTGTCTACTCTAGAGTGTCGGAGAATTTTGTGTGCCCATTGATTTAACACATCCCACAATAAGTCATGCTAATTTTTAGTGCTTTTCTTCGCATCCAGATGCTCTTGATATTTGTTAGAAAGCCACTGATGCAAATGCAATCCTGTATTTTTCTTTATCAAGTAGGCGATAAAAGCCAAGACCAACATACCTATGACTGTGCCCATAATATTTCCCTATTTAATACAAACAATTAGACAGTATCTTAATCAGCTTATATGAACTGTGATGCTCTCGGCAGTTGCAATCATTGATGCCTACAATCAATAAACCTGACTTGGCTCAACCATGCTGAGAATTCGCTACTTAGCTCACCGCTTTTAAAAACTTCTTCTTCACTGAACGCCAATGGGTTTGAGGCTCGGTTGGCGATATCTGATCTAGCAGCTCAAAATCTATCGCGGATTTTGGCTTTTTCCCACCATGAGCAAGCAAGATATGTTCAACATCCAGCTCTGCCAGTCGCGCGATAGAACGCTTATATCGATTGGGATAGAAGACAGGAAACGGGGGGATCAAACGCCCTTTCACCATGACCAAAAGATCTGCGATATATAGGGTTTTAGAAGGGATATGCAAAATAGAGAGGTCTCGGTCGGTGTGTCCTTGGGTAAACAGCGCCTGCCAATCCTCAAAGCCTTTTATCGAATCTCCATCATCTAGCAGGTGATCCAACTTTATAAAGCGTGGATATCGAACTTTCTTACGGCCGTTTCCCTTTCGGTTACCGACCCAGCGCGCTAGGGCCATATCGGTGAGGTGCATAAAGTAGCCATCGATTCCTTGATACCATTGCCCTGCGATATTCGAACCAAATAGCTTACAGCCAGTTAACTCTCTCAAGCGACTGGCACCACCTGCATGATCGGGATGCATGTGGGTAACGATTACCACTTTTAGAGCCGACAACGGCAGCTCCAACTCTTGGGCTATATATCGAAGCACAACGCCTACATCTGCCCGACAGCACCCGTCGAGTAGCATCAAGCCGCTTTCTTCTTCAACTAGGTATATCTGCTGAATATAGCCCTCAAGCACATGAAGTTTCATTCCGTAATAGCCCGTATAAGAGTAAATATTCTAATAATAGGAACTATTTAGTTTAGCTAAGAAATTGCGCTTGGTTGAAACTAGGTAATCTGGAAAAAGAAAAAAGAGCAAAGCCACCGAGGTCACTTTGCTCTTTAAAGATAGGATTTATTGGTTAGCTAATTAGCCTAACGACCAGCGACCCTGGCGCTCGGAGCGCTTCAACGCAGTGACTCAGAACCGTGCCTTTACTTGGCGCATGATACTTTTCGATAACGTCACCAAAGCTGTCCATCTGCGTAGCCAGTAGCTCACCCTGCTCCACCTCTTGCATTAGTGACACATGGCACTCGACAAAACCGCCCTGCTTAGCTTTGATGCTAGTGATGTTCTTACCCTCGATGCAGGATTGAATTGGTTGAGCATCACCCTGCACAACGCCATGCATTTTCAAGATATCGAGCATGCCCTCGATAGTGCGCTCCACCATAGGCGAATCTATGTAACGACCCGCCCCCACCTCGATGGTGATACAAGGTACGCCACTCTCATTCCAAGCGGTCTCTAAAATGCCCTTTTCACCCGGATCATCCAAGATAACGTCTGGGTTAAGCTGTAATGCCATCTGCTTTGCTGCATCCACGCGATAGTCTGCAAAGACATACAAAGGGTAAGTCGTGCCTGAGGTTTGAGTATGCAGATCGATTGCAATATCGGCGCTTGGTCTAAGAAGGTTACTCCAAAGTGAAGCGATAAAGCGTTGCACTTCATTTCCTTCAGGATTACCCGGAAAATAGCGGTTCATATTCGAAGGCGAAGTATCGGGATCTGCGGGATAGAAATCACGGCTGTGGCGCAAGATGCCTGTTGGGTTAACCGCAGGGACTATGGTCACGCATCCACAGATAGCTTTATCGACTAATTCATTGGCGAGTTTCAGCGCCGCTACAATGCCACTTTGCTCATCACCATGAACCCCAGCGGTGATCACCACCTTTTTTCCAGGCTTGTCACCTTTAAATACTCGCACTGGAAGATGTTGTCTCTGACCGAGGGCATTAGTTGCAACCGCAAACTCAAACTTGTGCTCACCAGTTTCGAGCTGGTCTACATCCAAAGACTCTAAAACTGGCAGAGTCGTTGTTACTGTTTTCATAGAATGATTCCCATAAAAAAAGCGAGCCATATCGGGCTCGCCTTTTATCAATTAAAGCCTTAGCGCTAACTTAAGCAAAGCCAGCTAGATGTGCGCCAACCACTACCACACTCGAGAGAACAAATAGCAGTGCAATAAAGCGGCCACAGAACTTAATCCATACACCCCAATCGATGCGACATACACCCAGTGTTGCCATCAGTGATGCTGACGTTGGTACGATGATATTAGTGAAACCGTCACCAAGTTGGAAGGCCAAAACTGCTACCTGACGAGTTACGCCCGCGATATCCGCAAGCGGTGCAAGCAATGGCATAGTCAAAGCTGCCTGACCTGAACCTGAGGTCACAAAGAAGTTAAATACTGACTGGAATACATACATCAACCATGCTGCTACCACATCTGGTAGACCACTGATAAAGCCACCAGCGCTGTTTAGGATAGTGTTCAGCACGCTTGCATCGCTGCTATCGCCGCCAAGGATAAGCAATACCCCCTTCGCACAGCCTACTAGGAGTGCCGGAGCTAGCATAAGCTCTGCACCCTCTTTAAATGCTGCCGCTGCATCGTTCAATGTCATACCGTTTAGACGGAAGATAGTACCTATAATGGCAACGATAAAGCCCATGGTGAAGAACTGAGAGGCAATCTCAGGGATATACCAAGCGTGTGCTACTACACCGTAAACAACCCAAATAGTCGTTGCTAGAACAGTTAGCATTACTAGAGTATCACCTAGCGTCCACTCTTTAACCTTACCCGAAGTGTCTTCTTGAGCGCGGAAGTGAGCATCCGATTCATAGGTCAAAGAAGAGGTTGGATTACGCTTGATACGTGCAGCATACATCATGGTGAAAGCAATACCGATAAGAGTAAAGCCAGCCCATAGAGCCATACGGAAGGTCATGCCCGAAAGTACCGGAACGCCTGCGATGCCCTGCGCAATTGCAACAGAAAATGGGTTCATCCAAGAAGATGCAAAACCAATCTGAGTCGCCACATAAGTCACCATTACAGTAGTAATGGAGTCATAGCCCAGACGCACCATCAGAGGGGCAATAATAATAGCAAACGCTACGGCCTCTTCCCCCATACCGAATACGGCGCCACCCAGCGCAAACAGAGCGAACAGCACAGGAACGAACAGCGCTTCACTGCCCTTGGTCTTGTTGATCAGGTGCAGGATACCCGTATCGATACTACCAGTGCGGATTACCACGCCAAACGAGCCACCGATAAGTAGCATGAACATAATAACGCCGATGGCACTGCCCCATTTAGAACCAGAAACCAGTCCTTCAAATGGGAAGTTCATTAGGCCAATGCCACCACCAGAAGCAAAGAAGCTGACCTTGTTGTACACAAGCTCACCAGCTTCATCAGTCGCATAGGCAAAAGAAGAAGGGTCGATAACGCTGCGCGTTTTCTCTGCGCCATCAACTAGGTAAGTAACATCTTGGCTCTCAAATGAACCAGCAGGAATAAAATAGGTAAGTGCGGCAGCCAGAATACCAATCACAAAGATGATGATTAGCGTATCGGGCATCTGCCAACTTTTAGCTTTGTCCGCCGCGGACGCAGTTTGAGTTGTTTGCATGATTATAAAAAGGTAATAGAAAAGACTGCATGAATAATCACAATTCCAAACAAATAATTCAACTAACAAATCAACGCAATACGAGAGATACGTCTAAAAACAATCGATTTTACAAAATTATTAACCACATAAAAACAGTTTTACAACATTCAGTTTCATGCAATTTTACATGGCACTAG
Encoded proteins:
- a CDS encoding GNAT family N-acetyltransferase, whose protein sequence is MISYQPTTDFKASSQITYNNMQTYYENYRVNWERSKIEEQIQGLQNWDVLVNGEVAGAIRLQFDAEGCYLRDLQVSAELQGQGIGREALAKVEELALQSGADFVRLRVFKISPAYQLYLRAGYAVDKQEDNFYYMSKLAQPS
- a CDS encoding SDR family oxidoreductase, which gives rise to MSHSKIVLVTGGGRGIGAATAKLFASHGYSVCINYKSNSEAAQKVVDEIESAGGRCISVQADASQESDVQRLFEAIDRELGTLSILVNNAGILQAQTRLDEMTAERINTILTNNVTSYFLCCKEAVRRMSTRHGGHGGAIVNVSSTASRSGSPNEYIDYAASKGAIDTLTKGLSLEVAGENIRVNCVRPGLIHTEMHADGGEPHRVERLKSVIPLQRGGKPEEVAEAIYWLASEKSSFSTGNFLDLAGGL
- a CDS encoding GNAT family N-acetyltransferase — translated: MELREIRTIVDIKSELQELLTDSVESGASVGFLSPVDAEEIKAYWDGVESDLSSGSRKVFVAHEGQQILGCVQLSLCPKANGSHRGEVEKLMVHTDARGQGIARQLMSLLEHNAIELGLSLLVLDTRLGDVASDLYRSMGFVEAGQIPEFARSSSGELEATVFFYKLLQG
- a CDS encoding MATE family efflux transporter, which produces MQTTESPFSRFSRESGALMHLSIPIIFTQLATQAMGFVDTTMAGQVSAADLAAIALGSSLWIPVLLLLRGIIMALTPVVAFHRGAGNLNRISSESFQMVWIALISSAILIGYLCSARSILEWIAVDPIIIPIASDYAFALAFGVPGIALFYVLNGFFEGMNNTKIPMIVSVIGLLINIPVNYVLIYGKFGFPELGAVGCGWATSLVYWLMSAMLYVCIKTHRQYKSLIDFSDAKPEPKEMLSLFKLGLPIGTNIAVCGSIFAVIALLIGRIGAENVAAAQIALNISSMTYVISMSVSFGITIRVGHALGANNTIGAVERSKIGIMVAGLISLIPATVLLTFPDPIIRLYTTDPVVSATAAGLLVFTAMYQFSDALQTSANGALRGYKDTKVPMFLSVACYWGLALPLGVVLGLTDNIIPAMGEMGFWVGIITGLTVAAIAMLVRLRVVMSKHQTHGAVTQ
- a CDS encoding NAD(P)H-dependent oxidoreductase — its product is MKILNLVFHPNLEGSRNNKTWKSQLDESGKVTTSRDLYSEYPDFQIDVEKEQALLEAYDRVIFQFPFYWYSMPPLLKKWLDDVLTYNFAYGPDGDKLKGKDLQLVVSVGGREKFYSGFDIFTSVPDLLRPFQLTANLTQMNYLQPEFMFNADAESEEVIEAFGKRLVEIIDDPKRSDPRQYLYDSMNAELNEVYQDLGLA
- a CDS encoding haloalkane dehalogenase; this encodes MVQVLRTPEAQFENLKDYPFESHYVEGLTGYEGVRGHYLDEGSADSQQTFLLLHGEPTWSYLYRKMIPVFAGTGARVVAPDLIGFGKSDKPVSEDTHTFEFHRNYLLALVAHLDLQNITLVVQDWGGLLGLTLPQAMKSRFKRLLIMNTGLLLGPTTQPAFLEWKGDIVEPEDLALDTFMKKYAPSLDEQEARAYAAPFPDGSYQAGVRKMPKMVANPEQACVEISTEAMSFWGEWEGETFMAVGMKDKMLGPEVMGWMQSVIKGCPEPMQVPEAGHFVQEFGDEVAKAALAHFSE
- a CDS encoding TetR/AcrR family transcriptional regulator produces the protein MAKKSAKIEKILDMAIEVIKSEGDFGLTMRKVASTADMSLSNVQYYFKTKDDLLKAMADRYFKQCSDELQAQPAVNSEQELNSLLTMLLTHVYDLSDMCRLFREFWAISTRNQVMETYLLEYYKEMSLTMQDKLSPLAKNDECLSQAVSVLIPFVEGYSITAKALPRELDSMIELLQSTLLRTLKGSSE
- a CDS encoding MBL fold metallo-hydrolase, giving the protein MKLHVLEGYIQQIYLVEEESGLMLLDGCCRADVGVVLRYIAQELELPLSALKVVIVTHMHPDHAGGASRLRELTGCKLFGSNIAGQWYQGIDGYFMHLTDMALARWVGNRKGNGRKKVRYPRFIKLDHLLDDGDSIKGFEDWQALFTQGHTDRDLSILHIPSKTLYIADLLVMVKGRLIPPFPVFYPNRYKRSIARLAELDVEHILLAHGGKKPKSAIDFELLDQISPTEPQTHWRSVKKKFLKAVS
- a CDS encoding succinylglutamate desuccinylase/aspartoacylase family protein, yielding MKTVTTTLPVLESLDVDQLETGEHKFEFAVATNALGQRQHLPVRVFKGDKPGKKVVITAGVHGDEQSGIVAALKLANELVDKAICGCVTIVPAVNPTGILRHSRDFYPADPDTSPSNMNRYFPGNPEGNEVQRFIASLWSNLLRPSADIAIDLHTQTSGTTYPLYVFADYRVDAAKQMALQLNPDVILDDPGEKGILETAWNESGVPCITIEVGAGRYIDSPMVERTIEGMLDILKMHGVVQGDAQPIQSCIEGKNITSIKAKQGGFVECHVSLMQEVEQGELLATQMDSFGDVIEKYHAPSKGTVLSHCVEALRAPGSLVVRLIS
- the yfcC gene encoding putative basic amino acid antiporter YfcC, with protein sequence MPDTLIIIFVIGILAAALTYFIPAGSFESQDVTYLVDGAEKTRSVIDPSSFAYATDEAGELVYNKVSFFASGGGIGLMNFPFEGLVSGSKWGSAIGVIMFMLLIGGSFGVVIRTGSIDTGILHLINKTKGSEALFVPVLFALFALGGAVFGMGEEAVAFAIIIAPLMVRLGYDSITTVMVTYVATQIGFASSWMNPFSVAIAQGIAGVPVLSGMTFRMALWAGFTLIGIAFTMMYAARIKRNPTSSLTYESDAHFRAQEDTSGKVKEWTLGDTLVMLTVLATTIWVVYGVVAHAWYIPEIASQFFTMGFIVAIIGTIFRLNGMTLNDAAAAFKEGAELMLAPALLVGCAKGVLLILGGDSSDASVLNTILNSAGGFISGLPDVVAAWLMYVFQSVFNFFVTSGSGQAALTMPLLAPLADIAGVTRQVAVLAFQLGDGFTNIIVPTSASLMATLGVCRIDWGVWIKFCGRFIALLFVLSSVVVVGAHLAGFA